TTCTAGCATCTCCCTTTGTCCGAAATCCATTATGTTAACCTTTCGAAATTCACCCGAGTCTcttgggaccttaaccaattgtacaaacatgtcccaaaacataatacgaactcgctcgaggtctcaaatcacatcaaacaacgacAAAATCATGaattgcaccccaattcaagcttaatgaactttagaacttcaaacttctgcATTCGatatcgaaacctatcaaatcacgttcaattgacctaaaattttgcacaaacgtcacattcgatattacggacctactccaacttccagaatcgaaatccgaccctgatattaAAAGGTTCACTTTCGATCatatttctcaaaaaccttcaaatttctaacttttgccaaatgaccccaaaatgacctacgggcctccaaatctaCTTCTGgatgcgctcccaataccagaattacCATACAAAACTATTCCCATACTCAGAATCCCAAACTGATATCGATAATATTGAaattcacttcaacccaaatttatgaaattctttcaaaatgtcaatcttccacaataggcgtcgaaacgctcccgggccatccaaaacccgatccggacatacgcccaaatccaaaatcatcatacgaacctattggaaccttcaaatcctgattccgaggtcgtttactcaaaatcaaCTCTTAGTCAGATTCTTCCagcttaaagcttctgaaataagaattctctttccaaatccactccgaactTTCCGaatttcaattccgaccacgcgtacaagtcataatacctgaagtaaaGCAAATCATGGCCTTAAACCACCAAACGATACGTTAGTGCTCAAAACAACTAGCCGGATTGTTACATGGGCCCACTTTTGCGGTCCTCCATCGCAGGTGCATTCTCTCTTCTGTGCATGTCGTACGCATCTGCAAAAACCCCCGAGCCCAACtaacaccgcatctgcggtcatatGTCTGCATAATTGTACTTAACCTAAGATGCCCAGCTTCGCATCTGCTGCTCCATGTCTGTATTTCCGGACCCACACGTGTGGTTATCCCTTTGCAGGTGAGAAAGCACCAGTAACCAGAGACCTTCAACTATGTAACTAAGTCTCAAAATGGTCTTAAATTAATCtaaaacacacctgaggccctcgggatccTGTCTCATCACACCAACCAATTCCAAAACATAAAACAAACCTACTTGAGGCCTAAATCGCCCCAAATGCATATAAATCGCCATGAAACTAAAGAACTTCAAAAAATACAACCAAGTGTCCGATTCTTATTAAACTAACTCGAAATGATGTCAAATTTTCaaacaagtcacaaatgacaaaacaaacttATTCCAAGTCCCGAAACAAAAATCCGAACCGTATAGCTATAAAGTCAAACTATGGTCAAACTAAAGAAAATTTTAAACctttaaattgccaactttcacCAAAAAGTGCCAAATCAACCTAGAAACCTCCGAATCCAATCCCGAGcacatgcctaagtccaaaatcaccatccgaacttaacgaaatagtcAAAACTCCGATCCAAGATCAAATGCACAAAAAGTCAAACTTGattaactcttccaacttaaaacttctaaaacaagaatcattcttccaaatcaattctgaatcGCTTGAaaaccaaagtcaaccatacacGCAAGTAATAATACATTATATGAATATACTCAAGATCTTAAACCATTTAACGGAATGTTAAAGCTCAAAAAAAATcattcgggtcgttacatttttcCCCTCTTAAACAAGAGTTCGCCCTCGAACATGGCAAGAGTCGCTCTAAAGTCGTCGAATCACTGTATAATCTCACCATACATGTACCCATGGTTATCCCTCATCACGTCAATTCATATAAGCCTGCCAATGCAATTTCAACCAAAGGTCACCCTTCAACTTAACCGATAAACCTTCGAACTAATCTCATCACACAGGCCTCCTCTTAAAACCCAATTTTCATATCTACATACTGTGACGACCCTAACTAGCTGCAACGGATCTTGAATACATCCACAAGGTGTAACCATATGATATAACTCGTCGCTCATAAGCCCATAGAAACATCTCTGACCAGAATACCTGCCTATTATCAAACCTGGTACCGATAATAGCTTCATATCAAATGAGACCTTGTTCTAAACCTTCACAACACTAATAATGATGTAAGAAACACGTGAAAACTCATAACCACTCACCCGACAAATAGGAAATACCAAACCCCACCTAGACACATACGTCGTCATTCGTACCCAACAAGCACAATTCGAATATAACTGAAGAtggaaaaaaaaaacacatgAGAGAACTATCCAACAAGTCCAATAGGTACAACTCCCTATCAGTACCATACTATGAATCCATACcacaaggaagaagaaaaacaTATGCAACAACCACAACGAATCTCATCATAACATAACCCCACAACGGCACGTCGCCCGGTCCAAACATATCGATCCATCTGAAAATACAAAGATCCCATCCTCAACTCGAATCACAAGTAAGATAAACATCCGATCAACAAAAAACCTTTCACTAACTCTATCTCGTAGAATAAAACCACAACACGCAACAGATTCCTCGTGCATGTAGAGCACCTTAACCGTAAGTCGTGACCAACCCATCCCAACTCACATCCAAAACCCACTATTTTGCATAATAGTGGGTCAATACTAGTCTCAAAACCCCCAATAGTGACCAAACAAGAACTATAGACACGGGATACCACAATAGAATCCCACAACGGAAGTAGACACATAAACATAGGATACTCAAGAAATATGAGGTATATCCAAACATGGAGCATAATAGTACGACACCGAATTaaataaaactgatgcatctctatgacaaaccggaACCATAACTTTAGCAACATCATCTGGTGCAGCAGCCTCATCCCTGCCAGGGAAAGTATAACAACGagtctggcctccccctctatgACGCCCTCTATTTGCCTACCACACATCTCTAGCTAGTTGTGCAGGTGTAGCAGCAACTGAAGTGGGACCATAGCTTGAGTACTCCGATAAGGTACCCCTGTCCGGAGTCTGGGACAATCTCTCACCATGTGCATAATATccccacactcaaagcaaccacTCTGCTGATATGGCTGTGGGAGTTGTCCTGAACGAGTGCACTGGGACCCATGGATAATTTGAGAACCATGTAAAACCTAAAGTACGGACTGAACTGGTTGACCAACAAAACCTCTACCATATTGTGCCTGCCCCCAAAATAGGGATCAGTATATCCTCCCGGTCCATGAGACTTCTTAGCCTCCCTATCCTCTCTCTCTCTAGACCGTGGAGGAGCTCCATCCTCCTAGTGACCTCTACAACCTGATGAAGTGGAGTATTAGTCTCCAACTCCAATGCCATCCCAAGTTTGAGACCATAaccaagtccctcaataaatctGCGGACCCTCTCTCTAACAGTGGAAAAGGTTGCAGGTGTATGACAATATAGCTCTGCAAACCACATAGCATACTCAGACACAATCATTGACCCCTGGTGCAACTACTCGATTTCGGTGCACAATGCATCCTTGAGGATCTGTGGAACAAACTCCCTCAAAAATAGCTCAGTGAACTAAACCCAAGTAAATGGCGCTGCGCCAACTGGCCTACTCTCCTCACAAACCTGCGACCATCTATATGTCGACCCCGTTAGCTAGAAAGTAGTAAGAGCCACCCTGCACAATTCCACAATGCCCATAGTGTGTAGAATGCGGTAACACTGATCTAGAAAACTATGTGCATCCTCAGAAGTTGCGCTGCTTAAAGTAGGAGGAaaatacttcttgaacctctccaATCTCTTCTGCTCCTCCTATGACCCCGATAGCCTCacagtcaactcccggtcaaacttatgaaccaTCCAACcctttaacttttcattttttcccaaatggagccaaatcaacctaggaagctccaaatccaaattcggacatacgtctaggtccaaaattaccatacgaactattggaaccatcaaaataccATTCCGACATTAtttgcacaaaagtcaaactttagCCAACTCTTTAACTTAATGCTTCCAAATTGAGAATTACTCCCGAACTTCATGAAAATCAAAACCAATCATGCATGCTAGtcgtaatacatcatatgaagctactcaagacctCAAACCATCAAACGAAATgtcaatgctcaaaatgaccagtcagaTCGTCACACTATAATTGAAATTGACCGAGTCTGTGAGCATTACGGGGGATAGAAAATTTTCTTAGTGAAATAATTACTAAACATATAATTCATAGTGAAGAGTTGTAGATACAATTTGTATCTGGCCGTATGGCTTGTGAATAAGAGACTGGAGATGCATATTCTCTTTACAACTATATTATTGAGCTTTAATATGCAAAACGTTTGCTAATGTTATCTGGAAATCTCAGTAACAGCCATTgataaaacaaatcatatatGTAAACAAGTCATAAATTTAGGCATTGATCTGACAAAGGAATTAAATCAAATCAAAtaaaaagcaattcaagtttaaAAGAAAGGTATCAAATAAGATAAAATTATTTAAATATATGCACCGCTCTCTGTGTTGCTTGGTTATGTACAAATGAAAAACCCCTAGCATAATAAAATGAGAAATGTACTCCCTCTATTTCAATTTAAAATGACACATTTTCCTTATTAGTCCGTTCAAAAAATaatgatatatttttatatttgaaaataatttaattttaaactttttattttttccattttacttTGAATGAGAaatttttatagccacacaaatatcatgGCCCGACAAAACTTTATCCTTTAAGCTGTTAGGATCACATATAGGGGTAGGAAAGGGAGGCGTCGGGTGGGATGGGTCGGATCGAAAACGGGTAAAtcaaaaacggataaattatccaaCTTATATTTAATAAGGATAAAAAACGGATTAACcagcggataatatggatatttaTATTATCTATGAgctcttgaatatgatcacttttgggagaatatTTAGTCTCTCAAACTTGAGGaatccccaatttgaggctttaaaaTGTAAATGTTAAacacattagttatccattggttatccattttctaaatggatatatggttcttatctatatttgacccgtttttaaaaaaattcattattCAActcattttttagtggataatatgggtggataactgttttcttttaatcagTTTGCTACCACGAATCACATATTTCAAcggtcttctttctttttcttaaactttgtgtcAAGTCAAACTACATTATTTAAATTGAAACAGATGGAGTACATTTTTAGTCGCTTCCAAAAATAATAGCTcataaaatatatattatttagCTAACAAATTCAATTAATTTCAACCGACCAGCTAAGTTTGTGTTTTGCTTAGTAGAATGGTTCAATAACATGCCTTTTTGGATAAGATTGGACTTTCAACCCGTGTATATGAACTTCAAGAAATTAGTAGGATAATTGGCACTAAATGTGAAATTATTAGCCTGATTTATAACTGTTAAATGGAGAATTAATCATAGTTCTAAAATTAATCAATAGTTATTTATTTTTCATGCGAAAAtaaaatttgaataaaaatattcttagttaaaataaaaaagtaaCTCAGCATAATACGTTAAGAGTTCGAAATTTTTACATTGGAAATTTCGACATAATCCATTGAAATTCATAATGTGCTACAAGTCAACCTCCTAGTAACCTGGAAATTTCCAATTGGTAAAGACAAAAGTTTGGTTTGAATTTTTCAGTTCTATCCAGTTGGGATTTGTTTCAGTTGTGACTTGTGTAATATCGGGCTTTATTGGCAGTTGTGATTTGTGTGATATCGGGATTTATTGGAAACATCTTAAGGTGCTTGAATGTAAATTTTGAATGTCTTTGGAGATGATTTAAGACAGAGTATTGACTTTTAGTAATCTTCATATTGGAAACTCGATATTGAAGACATTCCATCTTCCATGTATATTCGTATATATCCTCAATATATTAGTGTATAACCCCTTGTATGTTAGTGTATATTTTCTATGTATAACCGTGATCTCTTATATAACTTTTATATCAGTGTATATCTTGGAAAATGAGTGTGATTACACTGATACATTGTCCAATTGCAATTTCAAGATTGGGGCCTTGATGAGATTTTGAGACTGATGAACTGAGAGGATTTTTGGGCCAATTCATGATTCAAGTGCTTTACAGTATTTGCGAATCCAGGAAACAGTCTAGTTGGTGGGGATGGGAAAACGAATTGGCACGACTTGGATTTAGGTTAACCCCTGGATTTAGGTTAACCCCTTCATCATTTTCTCATTCAAGAGCTGTAATTCTTTAAGAGAAATCAGCGAGTCAAGAACTGTATTTTATCAATGGAATCCGATAAGGCACAAATTATATAGTATTGTTGAAAATTAGAATTAAACCAATAAAGCAACATCATCCAATCGAGAGATCTGAGATGCCCCACCTACAGAATGCTCATCAAGCCTACCGACTGGGCAGAAACACGTCTTAGGAAACGCACAATTAGAAAGTACTCTAGTGAACAGCCATTTAACAAAAAGTGAAACCATGAATCGTAAGATAACAAGACGTAAAGATTCACTGCCACACAATCACCAAAGAACAACGGAGGAAACGAAGTGTAAATTCAAAATTCATCTATGACACATTGCTACCTACCTTATGAATCGCGCAGGTAATATCCAACGGTTTAAATGATGCAAGAATTCATTTTATTGAAAATATTATGAATAATCCATCCATGATTTATcaaaaaatagttaaacattttgattttaattaatttagaaATGTTGAATAATTCCCGGCACTTGTTTTAGTAACAAACAAACATATTCAGGAATGACGTGTTCAATAGATCAGGAGTTGCTAGCAGCCTAGTTTAGCTATTTCAGATTATTGTATACAATGAGTTTGTTCCAGCATTGCTTAATTAAGTAAATATAACTCTGAAACCACTCGATGGATAGACACAGAATTAATTTGACAAGAACGAATACAGAGAAGTGTATAGCCACCAATAAATATGCAGATAGCACTGTAAGCATTGAAAAATTGCATAGCAAACTTAGTTAAAAATTTAGATGCAAAAGAAAGATTTAATTTGTAGACTTCATTTAATTCATTCCATAAGAACTCTGTAAACAGAAAAACACAGTAAAGTAACGAGCCAATAACGGTCAAAAAAGACAGTCACACTTAACATTAAGATATACCCAACTTAAAATGCGATCAAAATAACTAAAATCCACATCTTCTCAATTATCTAATTCCTCCAGTTTCCATCAGAGTCACCACCACCCCTTGAGTAGCGTGATCCGCCATCACCACCGTATCCACGGTCACCACCGCCATATCCACGGTCACGGCCACCACCATAACCGCCGCCGCCGTAACCACCACCGCCGCCCTCGCGTCTTCCACCTCCATATCCTCCACCTCCGTATCCGCCGCCTCCTTCACGACGTCCACCGCGGAAACCACCGCCGCCGCCGCCGCCGCCGCTTCCGCGTGATTGAGCTTCGTTAACGGTGATGTTACGACCGTCAAGGTCTTGGCCGTTCATCCCTTCGATAGCGTCCCTCATGGATTTCTCATCACCGAAGGTAACAAAGCCAAATCCTCTAGATCTACCGGTTTCACGGTCATTGATTATCTGTAAAATCAAAATCCACAACAAAAACATCAGATCTGCCAGATCCACACTTGTCACAGGAAAAAACAAAGCAAAAGGACTATGTCCGAGCTTGCTCGGAAACTAACATTCATTCCAATCAAACTGGACCAAAAAATAGAAATAACCGATCTATCTTCATCTCTTTTATAAGAAGAGAAGTAAGACGGAACGTACCGTTAAGAGAGAACGAATAATAGTATCAAATAGTAACAGTAACAGATGAAGCAACAGTAACAGAGAGAGACATAGTAACAGTAACAGATGAATCAACAGTAACAGAGGGGTAAACGAAGCCAAATCACGGCTCGGATTCCGATCTCTGCTCTGCGACCGACAAACGGACCTTCGATTCAAGAACCTCGCCGTACTGAGAGAAAGCTTCACCTAGGGTTCGATCAGTGGTAGCCCATGCGAGCCCACCGACGAAGCACCGGTATTCAACTTCAGCcattgattttttttatattatagaGAGAGATGACAACGGAGGAGAAAGGGATGAGGAAAAATATGAGGAAAGGCTATATATTTATAGGGAGGAGGAGGATGCTAGGGTTAAGCAGGGCGGTTGAGTTAATTTAGCACTCTATTCAACTTGGGTTAGAGGTCTGGTTTCGGCTCTTGTTTTTTCCGAATTTCTTGCAAAAGTAAAAGTTATTCAACgcgatttctttttctttgccgTCGTTGAAGACGCGTTGAGACTTGAGAAACTCTTTTTTCACGCGTTGGGAAAATTTTTTCTTCCCATAAAAATACTATCAAATTTCTAAAATAGCTATAAATATCTAAAACCGATGTTTATGAATATTTCCAAGAAACTCTTTCatgttataaatatatattatattatcgatattcatttagtactctgttgTAAATAAGTTTTCTGAAAaaacttatccatatgggactccgctGTAAATATgattatctatttagtactatattggaaataagcttcctgaagaatcttatcatttcggtactccgttatagataaatattaccccggcagaagattatctatat
This sequence is a window from Nicotiana sylvestris chromosome 3, ASM39365v2, whole genome shotgun sequence. Protein-coding genes within it:
- the LOC104249507 gene encoding glycine-rich RNA-binding protein — translated: MAEVEYRCFVGGLAWATTDRTLGEAFSQYGEVLESKIINDRETGRSRGFGFVTFGDEKSMRDAIEGMNGQDLDGRNITVNEAQSRGSGGGGGGGGFRGGRREGGGGYGGGGYGGGRREGGGGGYGGGGYGGGRDRGYGGGDRGYGGDGGSRYSRGGGDSDGNWRN